The sequence gcagcccaggatgccaatGAGCTTGGCCGCGAGGAGGCATCGCTGGCTCacgttcaacttgctgtccaccacgacgcccagatccttctctgcaaagccgcTTTGCGGTCAGCCCGCCCCCAACCTCTGCTGGCGCgcggggctattcctccccagacGCAGGAGTCTGCGCTTCCCCTGTTTCCACTTCATGAGCTTCCTCCCTGgcaatttctccagcctctcgAGGTCCCTCTGACCGGCAGCGCAAACAACTGCTTTAGCGGCCACTCCTCCCAGGTCTGCATTGTctgcacacttgctgagggtaccCGCTGCCCCACCACCCACACCATTaacaaagatgttaaacagcactggccccaggatcgacccctggcggacacctctccggactggcctccagctggactttctgCCGCTCCTCATGGCCCTTTGAGCTTGGCGATTCAGCCGGTTCTCAGTCCGCCTCACCGTCCTcttatctagcccacacttcacCAGTTTGTTCTATGAGGATGTCGTGGGAGACGGTGCCGAAAGCCTCACCAAAGTCAAGATGAACAatacccactgctctcccctcctccaccaagcTGGTCATTTCACCACGGGAGGCTAGCAGGAGGGTCAGCcgtgatttccccttcataaatccacgCCGACTACTCCCAAACACCTTCTTGTCGCTCATACGTTGGGAAAGGGGTTCCAGAATGAGTCGCTCCATCCCCCTCCCAGGGATCGGGGGGAGGCAGACCAGCCTGAGTCatgtcctcaggaacctccccggATGGCCAGGACTTTTCAAAGATCATCGAGAGagatgacatcagccagctccctcagcccccaTGGGTGCACCACAGCGGGTCCCGTGCACCCATCTATCTCCAGTTTGTTTAAACGTTCTCTAATCTGAttctcctcctccaccgagggcaagtcttCCTCGCCCTGGAGTTTCTCACTGGTCCCCGGGGCCTGGGATTGCCGAAGGCTGCTCTCACCAGTAAAGAGCACAGTGAAGAAGgcactgagtacctcagccttttcggTGGCCTTTGCCAACAGGCTCTTGGCCCCATTCAGTAGCAagtccacattttccctagcctgccttttgctgccCATATACCTGctgcccttcttgttgtccttcatGTCCtttgccagattcaactccagggcagctttggctttcctaaccctgcCCCTGCACACTTCTAGGTcacttgtccctgcttccaccttttgcatgcttcctttttttgagAGAGTTTAGTCAGAAGCATCTTGTTCATCCAGTAGGCCTCCTGTCACCTCTGCCTGACTTCCTGCATGTCGGGACAGACCATTCTTGaacttggaggaagtgatccttaggaagtgatccttgaaaaCCCATCAGCTCTTCTGGACTTTTTGTCCCCATGACCACATTCCCAGGGGATTCTTCTAGCCAAATCCctaaagaggccaaagtctgcctTCCTGatgtccagggttgtgatcctgctttttgccctgttcCCTTCTcttaggatcctgaactccacctgTCATCGTCACAGTAGCCAAGACTGCCCCGACTTACCTCCCCAAACATTTCTTCCTTGTTCAATTTAAGGCCCAAGAGATCCCCTCACTGGCTCCTCAGTCGCCGCGATCAGGAAGTTACCATCAATGCTCTCCAAAACCCTCCTGAATTGCTTGCATCCTGCTTTGTTGCCCTGGTTCAAACATAACAGTTTGAATTCTACAATAATAAACCTAATCACTCAGACTGAACATTTATGTGTCTCTTTGATTGCTTCCACAAGTCCAAAGTTGTGCTATATTTCCAAAAGGGGAATCATATTAAAATGGAACAATCTCTTCAAAACCAGTTGATAGTTCAATTCTTGCAGATGGCATGGAAATATTTCAGGATATTGTACTGGGGGCATCGGCACTGAATAATCCTATTTTAACAATATGGAtttgagaaaaagcaaaagaaagctaGCATGACTAAGTAGCAAGATTAGGGAGATTAGAAGAGAGCACCTGTAAAAAAGCTGAAGATACATCAGAAGATAGAGAACACCACACTACAGCAAGGTAAAAACACAGTAAGATAGGCCAGAAGGTGTCTGCACAATTCAAAGACTATCAAAACCACTAATAAATTTTTCTCAAAACACATCAGTAATGATGCTTGCCAGTGTCTGTAGGACCACAGCATTTGAGGAGAACCTGGAGCAGAAAGTCACAGCAGAAAAACTTATAATTTGCTCTGTAGTAGCTGTGGAAAAAATTGAGGTGGTTCCCACAGTGGAGATGGAAGTTGTAGAGGTTacagagcaaacagaaaaaaaaatggacagaagCAAATCACCAAGGTCAGATGATACTCACTCAGCAGTTCTAAAGAAAGTCAAGGCTGAAACAGCAGAGTTACTGACTGTGATACAGTTCATCTCAAAATCACACTGGAACCCAATCGTTTGAAGGCAGCAGATTTTTTGAAATTGCCAGTTTTCAAGTCTTGAAGGGATGATTCAGGCAACTATATCCTTGTAGGTCTAAGTCTTGTATGTCTGAGGCAAATtagcagaaagaagagaattaGGAACACGTAAATATAAGATTAGGGAAGAGTCAACATAGCTTTTACAAAGGGAAATCACACCTTAAAAGCTTACTGGAATTCCTTGAAGGGGTTCATAAGCATGGAAATCTAGATGGTAGCATTCCACTGGATTTTCAGAGGTCTTCTGACAAGATCTCTTGGCACAGGCTTTCAAGGAATCTCAACAGCCACAAAACAAATGAGAAGATTCCTGCATGGATAAATATTTAGCTATAAGGTAGAAAAAAAAGGGACTAGTTGTTCAACTTTCCAAGTGGAAGGAGGTCACCAGTGAGTCCACCATGACCTGCCCTGTATAgtacatctttaaaaaataaatgacctaaaaaaggagcaaaaaactTTTAACCAAAATTTTGCAAACAATACAAACTTATTCAAGGTAGTGACTTTCTGAGACCAAGTGATCCGGTATTAAAACTAATTAAATGTTATGTAGACAAATCCAAGTGATACAGTAATAACAATTCTATCTTCACATATAATAGGCTCCAAACACCCCAAAAGTAATCAGAGCAAGACATTCAGGTTATAATTGCATAAAAACATCAGTTCAGTGCTCAGACAcaatgaaataaagcaatttcaaTATTAGGAATTActgagaaaggaataaagaacGAATCTGAAAACAGCACTGTGACACTGGATAAACTGCAGGGCATATCTGCATCCTATTTCAAAAAGAGCTTATAAGaactaaaattgtttttcagGCAAGATCAGCAAGGACAATCTCATGTATGAAATGGTTTCTGTAAGAGGAGCAATCAAATAAACAAAGGTCTTCAGTCAGCAAAAGAATTTACACGAGCTTTATGTATGTCTGTTACCACCATCAGGTGGCACACACGGTGAATAAGGATCCGTTGTTCATTGTGTCTTCAAACACCAAAGCCAGAGGCATTTAATAAACATAGGTCTCTACAACATGCTATGCGAATTGCACAATATATTATCTTACACCCATATCAACCATTGATCAAGTTTCCGGATTCATTTGGTATCAAGACTCTGAAAGACAATTGTATTTAAATACATCACACAGTTGAGAATTAATTACCAGCGCAGAACTTTTGTTTCTATTAACCACTAGCAGAagtctctgaaaaaaaatgaCGATGAAGATTCTCATATCTTCAGACATGCTTCAAAACTGACAAATGCACACTGAGGAACGTTCGACTGGTTTAAGAGACAAGAGCTCTTCACTTGTCAGCATTCTTTAAGAAATATCCAAATCATTTTGTTTACCAAAGGTAGTCATAATGTTACCTTTTCACATacattctattattttttttaaatatcaacatGAGGAATAAGATAGATAACTTCCAAGTATGCAACAAGTGCAAGACATACATACTGGCGTGCTCTGATATCTTCCAGAGCAGCAATATTCAAGACATTCCGTTCTTCAAGCTGGCAGCATAATCAAAGATAGAGAGAGATCACAATTCATACAGGCCAATATTTTATTGATATCTAGAATATTAGCTACCTCACAAATGTATGAATTTACGATGTCTATTCAAGTTTAAGCGATTTCTTACCTTTTCTCAGCTGAGATGTATTTGATAATATATTAGGATTATTTCTTCAGTagcaatgaaatattttgccttctcctccctctccttaaATCCAAGTCATCAAATAGTCTTAAGTATATTTTTTACTCAACCAAAACTCCAGAGAAGCTGTACTACCCTTAGAGGCCATACATGATGTTCTTCAAAACACTAATGCATGTTAGGACGCATCTCATTAACGGCCAGACTACGTAACTAACATCACGCAACCTCATATCAGTCAAGATAGCACACTGGCTCATTTAGTTAATCTTCATTAGAAACAGATGATTAGCTCTAGCAACAAggctttcaaaatattatttcacagGCTTCAAAGGATAAGGacagtttaatgaaaataatttaaagacatctaaatatgaatttaaaacacCCATGAATTCTTAAGACTCGGAAAATACTGTCTCAGTGAAGATTTCTAGTCTGCCTGCCATTTTTTATCAGTggggaaacaattaaaaaaaggggATCAAAAACACCAGTTGTTACTTCGTAAGAAAATACCACCAGAGGCAAATATACAtgaatcttcttttaaaatctgattttatatGAAGTCTAGTCATCAAATTTAATCCTTTTCCCTTGGAATGCTGTAATTTGAGACATTTGTTCCCGACGTTTCTTGCTTGCTTCCCACGAAGGATGAAGAGGCTGCTCCaaacatgcttttttatttttgcctttagtACCTGCAGCTTCAGCAAATTGATGTTTCTTGAGCTGCGGTTCCTTTTTAGGAAAAGCTGTACAGGGAATACAACATAAAACATTAACTACATCATAAACATTCATAAAAAACGTGCTAGGAGTACCTTACAAAGGTAGACATTTACAAGAATTTTCTAATGAGACACAGGTAACATTCATCTGAGCGTTTAAAGGAAATTACTAAGATAGGTTTCCTCATCTTGCAGTCCAATAAATTGTCACTTGGTAGATTGCAGACACTTAAGATTTATTACTACTGACCACATGCAAAATTTGTGTAGACTAATATTCACCACAATctctactttttttccctgtgcatcAAGCTAATGAGGAATTACACAATATCACTCAATATGACTGAAACACTCTTTGGtttaatgagtttaaaaaaaaaaggaaccatatACTGCAAGTGGAGCAAAATATTGAAGGCGTTAAATTACTACTTGCAGGCTAAACTACATGTTATAGTTAAATGTCATAACCTGACAGCCTTGTTTGTGCACAGGTTTGTGCACTAACTGCTCAATAAAGACAGATAGAAAAGCACTGTCTCTTGTGAACcccactttaaatatttttaatattccaaAATAGGAAATAGCAGCAAGCAATATCCACAGGTTAAAGTTCAACAATTTTACCCTTTTAACAAATGGTAAAATGCATGCCACAAcaccaacacaaaacaaaaaataacgtaTTGTGATTAGACTACAGAAGTAACAAAATCAATGTGTTTTCACACTCATGATTTTATCAGATTAAATAATACATACCTGTTCTTCTGTTTTTGAGAGGCTGGTCTtcagcatttctaaaaataaaaacgtTATTTAGGAATTTTCATGAAATTAGTAAAATGATAAACACTTGCAAATAAAGAGTGCTCATCAGGTGGTCAAAATGACTTTAAGCATGATAACATGTAAAAACCACATGTTTTCCCTATTTGTtaaaaaagcactaaaaatagaAGTATTTGATGTGATTAAATTTAGATATAAATTTACTAAGGAATCCTAAATATATTTCAGGGTTCACATGAACGTAAAAAATGCATGAATGTCAACAACACACAGACTAAAGTGTGGGTTaagtgaaaacattttaagcCGTAATGGGCTGAAGTTCTGCTTGCTCGCTAagagctacttaaaaaaaaaaaaaagagataacaacAATTTCCATTACTGGGAGGAAACcaggaacagagaacaaaacaagcGAAAATGTTTACCTTCTATTTTGGGATTTCTGATTAGGGGTAGACAGAGAACTGCAGAACACTGATTCTAGCTTCCTTGCTTTGGCATGCGGCTTTCCTTCTTCTCCAATCAAATCTTGCACTGTCCTAGGCgttgtgttcttttctttcttcgggacttttttctgcagtttgcttttctcatttattGAAGAAAAGTCACAAACTGCtgctatctttttctttctttttactttgccaATGAAGAAATCATCATTGCTATCACTGTCAGAGTCCGACGTCTGATTATAAAACCTCTCTTCAGTACTATCATCAAAGTACTCCTCTTCGTTAAGTTGTCCCAGGTCTCTAGCACCACTGACTGATTCTTTTTTTGCAGTGAATTTGTTCATGCttatagtttttttcctttctggaggaTCAAATTTCTTCCCTATTTTATTCTGAGCAACTGCTTGCCCTTCTACTGCCTGTAATGAAGATTGTTTTGGGGCATAAGCTTTCTCACTCTCCACAATTTTCTGCTCATAATCACTCTCACAAAGTTCTTCATTCTCTGTGTTAGTTCCTATTTTCATactcatttttgttttgtcttcacaTCCTTGCTGTTTTTGAACTACTTTAAGAACTTGGTCACCCACATCTCTATTGAAATGTTGTGCCGACTTGAGGTGTTCTTCTGATTTATCCTTTATTGAAAGATGGGTTTTGGCCGGTTTCTTTCTTGCATCCTTAAAAGCTTTTACAGCAGCtataaaaaaggcagaaaaatatcttctgttgCACTTTCATGCATGACAGTACATGTATTAtcttaacaaaacatttttgcaagTTAAATTTATTGTATTGAGTAAATATTTTGCATGCCTGTCTATCATTTACTGAGCAGATGGGGGCGAAGAATGCATTAGGTACAATGTCAACAAAAGTGGGGAAAACAGCTTGAAATTATTACTGAGTCAACACACTGTTTTTGAACT comes from Struthio camelus isolate bStrCam1 chromosome Z, bStrCam1.hap1, whole genome shotgun sequence and encodes:
- the LOC138064416 gene encoding serum response factor-binding protein 1-like isoform X2 codes for the protein MAPVLNLNNEELKPDQVTRLALRKEVNFESVCRKPNSTATERAIARLATHPILKSRIADLKAAVKAFKDARKKPAKTHLSIKDKSEEHLKSAQHFNRDVGDQVLKVVQKQQGCEDKTKMSMKIGTNTENEELCESDYEQKIVESEKAYAPKQSSLQAVEGQAVAQNKIGKKFDPPERKKTISMNKFTAKKESVSGARDLGQLNEEEYFDDSTEERFYNQTSDSDSDSNDDFFIGKVKRKKKIAAVCDFSSINEKSKLQKKVPKKEKNTTPRTVQDLIGEEGKPHAKARKLESVFCSSLSTPNQKSQNRRNAEDQPLKNRRTAFPKKEPQLKKHQFAEAAGTKGKNKKACLEQPLHPSWEASKKRREQMSQITAFQGKRIKFDD
- the LOC138064416 gene encoding serum response factor-binding protein 1-like isoform X1, with the protein product MAPVLNLNNEVVKMRKDVKKARVLAIRRLTRHIGKLKLKKGSEDLVLKNQKRAERLIEEIHAMKELKPDQVTRLALRKEVNFESVCRKPNSTATERAIARLATHPILKSRIADLKAAVKAFKDARKKPAKTHLSIKDKSEEHLKSAQHFNRDVGDQVLKVVQKQQGCEDKTKMSMKIGTNTENEELCESDYEQKIVESEKAYAPKQSSLQAVEGQAVAQNKIGKKFDPPERKKTISMNKFTAKKESVSGARDLGQLNEEEYFDDSTEERFYNQTSDSDSDSNDDFFIGKVKRKKKIAAVCDFSSINEKSKLQKKVPKKEKNTTPRTVQDLIGEEGKPHAKARKLESVFCSSLSTPNQKSQNRRNAEDQPLKNRRTAFPKKEPQLKKHQFAEAAGTKGKNKKACLEQPLHPSWEASKKRREQMSQITAFQGKRIKFDD